Below is a window of Verrucomicrobiia bacterium DNA.
GAGACCAAATCGGCGCGGCGTCCGGTGAGCAGGTTCACCACCCCGGCCGGAAGATCACTGGTGGCCAGGATTTCGGCAAAGGTAGCCGCCGGCAGCGGACTGGATTCCGAGGCCAGGACCACAGCGGCGTTGCCACTCAGAATCACCGGCGCCAGTAAAGAGACAAGCGGGATCAGCGCGGGCCGATCGGGGGCCAGAATCACCACGACGCCCGTCGGCTCCGGCGTGGTGAAGTTGAAATGCGCGCTCGCCACGGGGTTGACGCTGCCGAAAACCTGCGGATATTTGTCAGACCATCCGGCAAAATAAACCAGGCGGTCAATGGTGGAAGCGATTTCGTGATGCGCCTTACCGGAGGAGACGCCTGTCGAACGGACGATTTCGGCCGCCAACTCGGCCGCCCGATTCTCGAGCATTTCGGCTGCCCGATAAAGGATTTGCCCGCGCAGGTAAGCCGTTTTGGCAGCCCAACCGGCAGTGGCTTTGCGAGCGGCGGCGATCGCGTCACGCAGATCTTTGCGTGAGGCGTGGCAAACATTCTCGAGCAACTTTCCATCCGGCGAATGCGCCGGCAGCCAGCGCCCGCTCTCGCTGCGAACGAAGTTACCGCCAATGAATAGTTTATAGGTTTTATGAACCGCCAATCGCGCGCTCATCGGGCGACAGAATAAAGCGACCGGCGGCGGGTGTCGAGGTTTGTATCTGAGACGGGTGGACGAGATAAAAGTTGGTTTTGACGTTTTCTATTGTTTTTGGCCGCCTTATTGTAGTAATATGACTACAATATGAAAGCTCCCTCTCCCAATTACTCCAACCTCGAACAGCAACGTCAGGGCCTCCTGCGCCAACTCGCCGACTTGCGTGAGTTGCGTCGCGGCTCCCTGACCGAGCAGTTCCTGACTGTTAAACATGCCGATGGTTCAAGTGCCAAACGCGGCCCCTATCCGCTGCTGACCCGCAAAGAAGCCAATAAAACCGTCTCGGTCCGGCTCACCGATCCGGCGCTGGTTCCGCTCTATCGCCAGCAGATTCAAGCCATGCGCCAATTTGAGGGCGTGGTCGACCAGTTGGTGCGCCTGGGCGAACAACTCGGTGATTTGGCGGTAGCTGAAGTCGTGCAAAAAAAAACTGCTGGTGGAACTGGAACAAAGCGCCGAGGTGCGTCGCCTGGCCACGGCCATGGCCAGCAGGCAGACACCTGATTTCGAGGCCTGGGAGACGCTCATGCTGCAGGCGGCTCGCCAAGGCGGAGCTGGCGTCCTGGGCAGCTTACTCTCTCATTGGCAGGGCCATGCTCCCAGGGAGATAGTTCTGTGTGAGTGCGGCCAGCGCATGACCAGCCAGGGGCGGCGGGCCAAGGGATTATTGACCACCTTGGGAGGAGTTCCTTTCCGGCGCTCGTTTTACCAGTGCGAGCAATGCCGCCAAAGCCGCTTCCCTGATGACGAGCGTCTGGACATTGTCAACACGACCTATTCGCCTGGGGTGCGCCGCCTCATGGCGCGGGCCGGCAGCCAAACGCAGTTCGAGCAAGCCGCCGAAGACCTGCTTTGCTACGCCGGGTTGCGGATCGAACCCCGGGAGATCGAGCGAGTCGCTGAAGAAGTGGGCCGGCAAGTCG
It encodes the following:
- a CDS encoding DUF6788 family protein, coding for MKAPSPNYSNLEQQRQGLLRQLADLRELRRGSLTEQFLTVKHADGSSAKRGPYPLLTRKEANKTVSVRLTDPALVPLYRQQIQAMRQFEGVVDQLVRLGEQLGDLAVAEVVQKKTAGGTGTKRRGASPGHGHGQQADT
- a CDS encoding aldehyde dehydrogenase family protein; this translates as MSARLAVHKTYKLFIGGNFVRSESGRWLPAHSPDGKLLENVCHASRKDLRDAIAAARKATAGWAAKTAYLRGQILYRAAEMLENRAAELAAEIVRSTGVSSGKAHHEIASTIDRLVYFAGWSDKYPQVFGSVNPVASAHFNFTTPEPTGVVVILAPDRPALIPLVSLLAPVILSGNAAVVLASESSPLPAATFAEILATSDLPAGVVNLLTGRRADLVSHIAGHMDVNAVVDGVGEPELRTRLQAGTAFNLKRYADHALAPADWFSRKAEDPYWILDSVEFKTAWHPIGL